One window of Triticum dicoccoides isolate Atlit2015 ecotype Zavitan chromosome 5A, WEW_v2.0, whole genome shotgun sequence genomic DNA carries:
- the LOC119303637 gene encoding 60S ribosomal protein L7-2-like, with translation MSSEAAKVVVPESVLLKRKREELWAAEKKTKAVEEKKKSSENVKVIYARAKQYAEEYDAQDKELVQLKREARMKGGFYVSPEAKLLFVVRIRGINAMHPKTKKILQLLRLRQIFNGVFLKVNKATINMLRRVEPYVAYGYPNLKSVRELIYKRGYGKLNKQRIPLTNNKVIEEGLGKHNIICIEDLVHEILTVGPHFKEANNFLWPFKLKAPLGGLKKKRNHYVEGGDAGNRENYINQLVRRMN, from the exons ATGTCGTCCGAGGCGGCGAAGGTGGTGGTGCCGGAGTCGGTGCTCCTCAAGAGGAAGCGGGAGGAGCTCTGGGCCGCCGAGAAGAAGACCAAGGCCGTCGAGGAGAAGAAGAAATCCAGCGAGAACGTCAAGGTCATCTACGCCCGCGCCAAGCAGTACGCCGAGGAGTACGATGCCCAG GACAAGGAGTTGGTTCAGCTTAAGCGTGAGGCCCGGATGAAGGGTGGGTTCTATGTCAGTCCTGAGGCTAAGCTGCTGTTTGTTGTCAGAATCAGAGG TATcaatgccatgcacccaaagaccAAGAAGATCTTGCAGCTGTTGCGTTTGAGACAG ATATTCAATGGAGTGTTCCTGAAGGTTAACAAGGCCACCATCAACATGCTCCGCAGGGTCGAGCCATATGTTGCATATGG GTACCCGAACCTGAAGAGTGTGAGGGAGTTGATCTACAAAAGAGGTTATGGCAAGCTCAACAAGCAAAGGAttcctttgaccaacaacaaggtcATCGAGGAG GGTCTTGGAAAGCACAACATCATCTGCATTGAGGACCTTGTGCATGAGATCTTGACCGTCGGTCCTCACTTCAAGGAGGCCAACAACTTCCTGTGGCCCTTCAAGCTGAAGGCGCCGCTGGGAGGCCTCAAGAAGAAGAGGAACCACTACGTCGAGGGTGGCGACGCCGGCAACCGCGAGAACTACATCAACCAGCTCGTCAGGAGGATGAACTAG